The following coding sequences lie in one Apium graveolens cultivar Ventura chromosome 1, ASM990537v1, whole genome shotgun sequence genomic window:
- the LOC141665198 gene encoding cysteine-rich receptor-like protein kinase 2, which yields MRRVISITMTILLHGVFLILLMIMGGILSDPQDKLLKQDCSRFTIEVEMSVFLYKFNKTFEDIRKQLSNNSNIHFATAVQTDVYGMVQCRNYLSSVDCVACLDLARTQIRRNCSTADGGHVIYEGCFLRYEAHNFFTQSLLVTFESTAGVCSTNQSKSEATAFTPVVNRLITDLVSVTPKIDGFFAATTRPVFNGDVTTTVYAVAQCIETISPKDCKSCLTTGYSNIQSCPPASGGSSVDAGCFLRYSDSAFFADSSIINITPYLPGGGNSSSKTTIIGGAVGGICLLLIILSVILWFQLMRKRKSALGGDLFGVTKLQGPVIYSFKDLKSATKSFSEDFKIGEGGFGDVYKGIIKNGDVVAVKKLSIATRKAKTDFESEVRLISNVNHRNIIRLLGCGSRGSELLLVFEYMENGSLDTFLYGKKSGSLSWKQRVDIILGIAKGLVYLHEQFHLHIIHRDIKSSNILLDDEYQPKIADFGLARLICDDQSHLTTRFAGTLGYTAPEYAIHGHLSEKVDTYSFGIVVLEIVSGRRCSNLTESAAANIEPHTDSLLKHTWNLYESDMHSDLIDETLDPKEYSTKNVKKIVEIALMCTQSPTSVRPAMSEVVVLLTNDISIVQKAPPEKPTLSL from the exons ATGAGAAGGGTTATCTCAATAACAATGACCATCCTGCTCCATGGAGTTTTCTTGATATTACTGATGATTATGGGAGGAATTTTATCGGACCCTCAGGATAAATTATTGAAGCAAGATTGTAGTCGGTTTACAATTGAAGTCGAAATGTCTGTTTTCTTGTATAAATTCAACAAAACCTTTGAAGACATAAGGAAACAGTTGTCCAACAACAGTAACATTCACTTTGCGACAGCAGTTCAAACTGATGTTTATGGGATGGTCCAGTGCAGGAATTATCTTTCTAGTGTAGATTGTGTTGCTTGCCTTGATTTGGCCCGGACTCAAATCAGAAGAAATTGCTCTACTGCTGATGGTGGTCATGTCATATATGAAGGCTGCTTCCTCAG GTATGAGGCACATAACTTTTTTACACAGAGTCTACTGGTTACATTTGAATCTACGGCGGGGGTATGCAGCACCAACCAAAGTAAATCTGAGGCAACAGCTTTTACTCCGGTGGTGAATCGATTAATAACTGATCTTGTTTCTGTCACACCGAAGATTGATGGCTTCTTCGCAGCAACTACAAGGCCAGTGTTTAATGGTGATGTGACGACGACAGTTTATGCTGTTGCACAATGCATTGAAACTATAAGCCCGAAGGATTGCAAAAGTTGCTTGACAACCGGGTATAGTAACATACAAAGCTGTCCTCCTGCCTCAGGGGGAAGCTCTGTTGATGCGGGTTGTTTTCTAAGATATTCGGACTCCGCATTTTTTGCTGATAGCAGCATAATTAATATTACACCCTATCTACCAGGAGGAG GAAATTCAAGCTCAAAGACAACTATTATTGGGGGTGCAGTTGGTGGTATATGCCTTCTTTTGATCATACTTTCCGTGATTTTATGGTTTCAATTAATGAGAAAGCGGAAAAGTGCTCTAGGAG GTGATTTATTTGGGGTAACCAAATTGCAGGGGCCAGTTATTTACAGTTTCAAAGATTTAAAATCGGCTACAAAGAGCTTTAGCGAAGACTTCAAAATAGGAGAAGGAGGTTTTGGAGATGTGTACAAG GGCATAATAAAGAATGGCGACGTAGTTGCAGTAAAGAAACTTTCTATTGCTACAAGAAAAGCAAAGACAGATTTTGAGAGTGAAGTTAGGCTTATAAGTAATGTTAATCACCGAAATATCATCCGTCTATTAGGCTGTGGTAGCAGAGGATCAGAACTACTCCTTGTTTTCGAGTACATGGAAAACGGAAGCCTAGATACATTTCTATATG GTAAAAAAAGTGGTTCTCTCAGCTGGAAACAACGTGTTGACATTATTCTTGGCATTGCTAAGGGCCTTGTTTATCTTCATGAACAATTTCATTTACATATCATACATCGAGACATAAAATCAAGCAATATTTTACTTGATGATGAGTATCAACCAAAAATTGCAGATTTTGGTTTGGCAAGACTTATATGTGATGACCAAAGTCATCTTACCACTAGATTTGCTGGGACTTT GGGTTACACAGCACCGGAGTATGCAATCCATGGACACTTGTCTGAGAAAGTTGATACCTACAGCTTTGGTATTGTGGTCCTAGAAATTGTTAGTGGCCGAAGGTGTAGCAATCTGACGGAGTCTGCCGCTGCAAACATTGAGCCTCACACTGATTCCCTGCTCAAACAT ACATGGAATTTGTACGAAAGTGACATGCATTCAGATTTAATCGATGAGACTTTAGATCCAAAAGAATATAGCACCAAAAATGTTAAAAAGATCGTAGAGATTGCTCTGATGTGCACTCAGTCACCAACTTCTGTGAGGCCAGCAATGTCTGAAGTAGTTGTTTTGCTTACAAATGATATTTCCATCGTGCAAAAAGCACCACCAGAAAAACCTACTTTATCTTTGTAA